In one window of Gossypium hirsutum isolate 1008001.06 chromosome A01, Gossypium_hirsutum_v2.1, whole genome shotgun sequence DNA:
- the LOC107937211 gene encoding pentatricopeptide repeat-containing protein At2g33680, producing MEAAYGATVLLHPFKPQNPVFLTKAKLPVKAKYPSLKKVNCSISSISTNKELVLAEDWPHLLKLSIGSGNFLLGQAIHAFLIKSNSSNDVFQGNNLINFYTKSNELDDARKVFDEIPVRNTITWTTLIKGHLNNGDSESVFRIAHDMYFSGEKFNEHTCSVILQACSEEEDLIRGIEEGRQLHGLAVKYGVVNVTSLGNALITMYGKLGMVEDSERMFHSLSERNLISWTALISGYVRNGCSESAADIFLELFYHGIYCDPSCLVTVLDGCSECRNLDLGVQLHGFVIKSGYLCDANIVTALVDMYSKSDNLKSAKIVFDGFSSKSIALFNAILVGFIKTNRDDDDEDAMVLFRQLRFAGIKPDLVTFSRLLSLSANQACLVKGETLHAYTIKTGFESSLMVSNALITMYAKCGSIEGACQIFDGMHCRDSVSWNAMVSAYSIHGQGKAALRLFKEIKGEGFAVDEFTILAILQACCYTGLWHNGIHIFNEMESSYKINPLIEHYACMVDLLGRAGCLSEAMNLISNSRFRDSPLLWRTLVNVCKLQGDIDFAMLASKNLLDLSPEEAGSFILVSNTYAGSGMLDEALKVRTAMNDLKLSKQAGCSWIEIDNKVHCFVASDKDHPESSEIYAKLDQLMDEIKWKNCDINDPHSIGEIV from the exons ATGGAAGCTGCTTATGGCGCCACCGTTCTTCTTCATCCCTTTAAACCCCAAAATCCAGTGTTTTTAACAAAAGCTAAGCTACCTGTTAAGGCCAAATACCCATCTTTAAAAAAAGTCAATTGCTCCATCTCCAGCATTTCAACTAATAAAGAGCTGGTTCTCGCTGAAGATTGGCCTCATCTTCTCAAGCTCTCCATCGGGTCTGGAAATTTCTTGTTGGGTCAAGCAATTCACgcttttttaataaaatccaaCTCTTCAAATGACGTTTTTCAAGGAAATAATCTTATCAATTTTTATACCAAATCCAACGAACTGGATGATGCCCGAAAGGTGTTTGATGAAATTCCTGTTAGAAACACAATTACTTGGACTACTTTAATTAAAGGGCATTTAAACAATGGAGACTCCGAATCCGTGTTTAGAATCGCTCATGATATGTATTTCTCTGGTGAGAAGTTCAACGAACATACTTGTTCGGTGATTTTACAAGCGTGTAGCGAGGAAGAAGACCTGATTCGAG GCATTGAGGAAGGGAGACAGTTGCACGGGCTTGCTGTTAAGTATGGAGTCGTCAATGTGACCTCTTTAGGGAATGCTCTGATTACTATGTATGGGAAGCTTGGAATGGTTGAAGACAGTGAGAGAATGTTTCATTCTTTGAGTGAGAGGAATTTGATTTCTTGGACTGCGCTTATATCAGGTTATGTAAGAAATGGTTGCAGTGAAAGTGCTGCTGATATAttcttggaattattttaccatGGAATTTACTGTGATCCAAGTTGTTTAGTAACTGTGCTCGATGGCTGCTCAGAGTGCAGAAACTTGGATTTGGGAGTTCAGCTCCATGGATTTGTGATTAAGAGTGGTTATCTGTGTGATGCCAATATTGTGACTGCACTAGTAGATATGTATTCCAAATCCGATAACCTAAAGTCTGCAAAAATAGTTTTCGATGGTTTCTCTAGTAAAAGTATTGCTTTGTTTAATGCTATTCTTGTTGGATTCATAAAAACAAAtagagatgatgatgatgaagatgctATGGTTTTGTTTCGTCAATTGAGATTTGCTGGTATAAAGCCTGATTTAGTCACTTTCTCAAGGCTTCTTAGTTTATCTGCTAATCAAGCTTGTTTAGTAAAAGGGGAAACTCTTCATGCTTACACCATCAAAACGGGGTTTGAATCCAGTTTAATGGTGAGTAATGCTTTGATCACCATGTATGCTAAATGTGGCAGCATCGAAGGGGCTTGTCAAATATTTGATGGTATGCATTGTCGTGATTCAGTTTCGTGGAATGCCATGGTTTCTGCGTATTCTATTCACGGTCAAGGTAAAGCAGCACTTCGGCTCTTCAAAGAGATTAAAGGAGAAGGTTTTGCAGTTGATGAGTTTACCATTTTGGCTATCCTTCAAGCTTGTTGTTACACAGGGTTATGGCACAATGGGATACACATATTCAATGAAATGGAATCAAGTTACAAGATCAACCCGTTAATCGAGCATTATGCTTGTATGGTTGATCTTTTAGGGAGGGCAGGGTGCTTGTCTGAAGCCATGAATCTTATTAGCAACAGCCGTTTTCGGGATTCGCCTTTGCTATGGAGGACATTGGTGAATGTTTGTAAGTTGCAAGGGGATATAGATTTTGCCATGTTAGCTTCAAAAAACTTGCTAGACTTGTCGCCTGAAGAAGCTGGTTCCTTCATACTTGTTTCGAACACGTACGCCGGATCTGGAATGTTAGATGAGGCGCTGAAAGTCAGGACAGCCATGAATGACTTGAAGTTAAGTAAGCAAGCAGGTTGTAGTTGGATTGAAATTGATAATAAGGTCCATTGTTTTGTGGCAAGTGACAAGGATCATCCAGAAAGTAGTGAAATTTATGCAAAGTTGGATCAGTTAATGGATGAAATCAAGTGGAAGAATTGTGATATCAATGATCCTCATTCGATTGGTGAAATTGTATAG